A genomic window from Quercus lobata isolate SW786 chromosome 10, ValleyOak3.0 Primary Assembly, whole genome shotgun sequence includes:
- the LOC115962599 gene encoding protein ENHANCED DISEASE RESISTANCE 2-like isoform X1 has protein sequence MASADHKSELEWIGRIRSEGAVPLLEPDNCPNGWASPPADKFMVRGPEYFSTRVKVPAGEYLLKPIGFDWIKSSTKIAEVLNDPNNRVRKVIEDEFPEGNKPFVWAFNLQVPSKENYSAVAYFAAVNPIPEGSLMDQFLKGDDAFRMSRLKLIANIVKGPWIVRTAVGEQAICIIGRALSCKYCSAENFLEVDVDIGSSMVASAIVHLAIGYITTLTVDLAFLIESQTESELPERILGAVRFSELNLASAQPIELSSDRSDANLQSSLSTRLWKSIGQGFSNILHPGAQESGSSTGSVHANGGVDHEDSFKGLKKW, from the coding sequence ATGGCTAGTGCTGATCATAAAAGTGAGCTTGAATGGATAGGGAGAATCAGATCAGAGGGAGCTGTTCCACTTCTCGAGCCAGATAACTGTCCAAATGGCTGGGCTTCCCCACCTGCAGACAAGTTCATGGTCAGAGGTCCAGAGTACTTCTCAACCAGAGTTAAAGTTCCCGCTGGTGAATATCTTCTAAAGCCTATTGGCTTTGATTGGATTAAAAGCTCCACAAAGATTGCGGAGGTCTTGAATGATCCAAACAACCGAGTTAGGAAGGTTATCGAGGACGAGTTTCCAGAAGGCAATAAGCCTTTTGTTTGGGCTTTCAATCTACAAGTCCCAAGCAAGGAAAATTATAGTGCTGTGGCATATTTTGCTGCAGTCAACCCTATTCCGGAGGGATCTTTGATGGATCAATTCTTGAAGGGCGACGATGCATTTAGGATGTCTAGGCTTAAATTGATAGCCAACATTGTCAAGGGTCCTTGGATTGTGAGAACAGCAGTTGGGGAGCAGGCCATATGCATAATTGGGCGTGCACTTTCCTGTAAGTACTGTTCAGCAGAGAATTTCTTAGAAGTTGATGTAGATATTGGATCCTCCATGGTTGCAAGTGCCATAGTTCATCTGGCTATTGGTTACATCACAACACTTACTGTTGACCTAGCCTTTCTCATTGAAAGCCAAACGGAATCAGAGCTTCCAGAAAGAATATTAGGTGCTGTAAGATTTTCCGAGCTAAACCTTGCCTCGGCTCAGCCAATTGAATTGTCATCTGATAGAAGCGATGCTAATTTGCAGTCGTCTCTATCTACACGATTGTGGAAGTCAATTGGGCAGGGTTTTTCCAACATTCTTCATCCTGGTGCCCAAGAAAGTGGCTCTAGCACTGGCTCAGTACATGCTAATGGGGGTGTCGATCATGAAGACAGTTTCAAAGGCCTGAAGAAATGGTAA
- the LOC115962599 gene encoding protein ENHANCED DISEASE RESISTANCE 2-like isoform X2, producing the protein MASADHKSELEWIGRIRSEGAVPLLEPDNCPNGWASPPADKFMVRGPEYFSTRVKVPAGEYLLKPIGFDWIKSSTKIAEVLNDPNNRVRKVIEDEFPEGNKPFVWAFNLQVPSKENYSAVAYFAAVNPIPEGSLMDQFLKGDDAFRMSRLKLIANIVKGPWIVRTAVGEQAICIIGRALSCKYCSAENFLEVDVDIGSSMVASAIVHLAIGYITTLTVDLAFLIESQTESELPERILGAVRFSELNLASAQPIELSSDRSDANLQSSLSTRLWKSIGQGFSNILHPGAQESGSSTGSVHANGGVDHEDSFKGLKK; encoded by the coding sequence ATGGCTAGTGCTGATCATAAAAGTGAGCTTGAATGGATAGGGAGAATCAGATCAGAGGGAGCTGTTCCACTTCTCGAGCCAGATAACTGTCCAAATGGCTGGGCTTCCCCACCTGCAGACAAGTTCATGGTCAGAGGTCCAGAGTACTTCTCAACCAGAGTTAAAGTTCCCGCTGGTGAATATCTTCTAAAGCCTATTGGCTTTGATTGGATTAAAAGCTCCACAAAGATTGCGGAGGTCTTGAATGATCCAAACAACCGAGTTAGGAAGGTTATCGAGGACGAGTTTCCAGAAGGCAATAAGCCTTTTGTTTGGGCTTTCAATCTACAAGTCCCAAGCAAGGAAAATTATAGTGCTGTGGCATATTTTGCTGCAGTCAACCCTATTCCGGAGGGATCTTTGATGGATCAATTCTTGAAGGGCGACGATGCATTTAGGATGTCTAGGCTTAAATTGATAGCCAACATTGTCAAGGGTCCTTGGATTGTGAGAACAGCAGTTGGGGAGCAGGCCATATGCATAATTGGGCGTGCACTTTCCTGTAAGTACTGTTCAGCAGAGAATTTCTTAGAAGTTGATGTAGATATTGGATCCTCCATGGTTGCAAGTGCCATAGTTCATCTGGCTATTGGTTACATCACAACACTTACTGTTGACCTAGCCTTTCTCATTGAAAGCCAAACGGAATCAGAGCTTCCAGAAAGAATATTAGGTGCTGTAAGATTTTCCGAGCTAAACCTTGCCTCGGCTCAGCCAATTGAATTGTCATCTGATAGAAGCGATGCTAATTTGCAGTCGTCTCTATCTACACGATTGTGGAAGTCAATTGGGCAGGGTTTTTCCAACATTCTTCATCCTGGTGCCCAAGAAAGTGGCTCTAGCACTGGCTCAGTACATGCTAATGGGGGTGTCGATCATGAAGACAGTTTCAAAGGCCTGAAGAAATG